Part of the Candidatus Polarisedimenticolaceae bacterium genome is shown below.
CCCCCCGTCCTCGGGAACGATCGCGCCGACCCTGGAGAGATTGACGAGGTAGCTCCGGTGGATCCGGAAGAAGGTGCCGGCGAGGAGCTCCTCCAGCTCGCCCAGGGGGCGCTCGACCATCGCCCGGCCCTCCGCCGTGCGCGCGTAGACGAGCTCGTCCTCCGACTCGAACCAGATCACCTCCGACGGGTCGAGGAGGAGGATCTTGGCGCCGCGCTTCGCCGGGATCCGCTTCGGGGCCGAAGGCGGACGCGCCGTCTCCGCGCGGATCTCCTCGAGCAGGCGCAGGACGTCGCTCGGGGGCGGTCCCGCGCCGCGCACGGCCTCGGCGCGCGCTCGCTCGACCGCCTCGCGGAGGCGGTCCTTGTGGACCGGCTTCAAGAGGTAGTCGAGCGAATTCACCTCGAACGCCCGGACCGCATAGTGGTCGAACGCGGTCGTGAAGACGACACGCGGAGGGCTCGCGGCGCGGCGCAGGACGTCGAAGCCGTCGCCGCCCGGCATCTGGACGTCGAGGAGGCAGAGATCGGGACGCTCGCGATCGAGGATCTCGATCGCGGAGCCGACGTCGCCGGCTTCTCCGACGACCTCGACGGACGGGATCGCGGCGAGCAAGCGGCGCAGGCGATCGCGCGCCGGCTTCTCGTCGTCGACGAGCACGACGCGGAGCGTCATGCCCGTCCTCCCACCGCGACGACGGCCGGCAGCACGACGCGCGCGAGCGTCCCGCGCCCCGAAGGCGCCGCCGACAGCTCGAGCGCGCCCTCGCCGCCGCTCGCCGAGGCGACCCGGCGGCGGACGTTGCCGAGGCCGTGGTCCTCGCGGATGAGCTCGACGGCCGCCGGCAGGCCGACGCCGTCGTCCTCGACCTCGACGACGAGCACGCCGCCGTCGACCCGAGCGGAGATACGGATCGTCCCGCCGCCCGGGACCGGCGCGACGCCGTGGCCCACCGCGTTCTCGACGAGCGGCTGGAGGATGAGCCCCGGCACGCGCACGTCGGCCGCCTTCGGGTCGATCGCCCAGGCCACGCGCAGCCGATCGCCGAAGCGCGCGCGCTCGACGGCGAGGTAGCCTTCGACGAACTCCAGCTCCTCGGAGAGCGGCACCGCTCCCGCGTGCGCCGCCTTGAAGGTATACCGGAAGAGCTCGGCGAGGGTGACGACGACGTCGTCCGCCTTGGCCGGGTCGGACGCGAGAAGGGCCGAGATCGTGTTGAGCGTGTTGAAGAAGAAGTGCGGGTTGATCCGCGCCTGCAATGCCGACAGCTCCGCCTTCGCCGCCTGCTCCTGGAGCTGCGCCTCGACGAGCCGGACCTCCTCGACCTCGCGGAGCGACTCTGCGAGCCGCCACCGCATCCCCTCATAGGCGTGCGCGAGTCCGCCGACGATCAGCGCCAGGACGGCGTTGAGCGCGAAGACGGCGAGCGCCTGGCGGGTGTCGGACAAGACGAAGAAGAGGAAGCGCCAGAGAACGAGCGCCGTCCCCGCGGCCGAGCCCGCGAGGAGGCCGATCCCGAGGAGCGCCCAGCGCAGCGCCGGGGCGAGGTTCCGGAACGCCGGGTAGAGCGCGACCGAGCAGACGAAGACCGTGAGCCCGACGACGTTGCCGAAGAGCAGGCTCATGAGGAGCAGGCTGGCGTCGAGCGGCTTGTCGCGGAAGAGGCCGACCGTGACGCCGACGACGGCGCCCGCCGCCGAGCTGCCGGCGATCCAGAGGAGAACCTGGACGGTGAGCGAGTAACCCGCGCGCCGCCGCGCCTTCATCGTGCGCGAGCCAGGACGAGCGTGAGGTCGTCGTGCGGCGCGCCGCCGCCGCTCCACCGCGCGACGGCGTCGACGACCTCGGAGACGACCGCGTCGAGCGGCTGGTCGCGATGGCGGCTCAGGACCTCGACGAGCCGCGCCGTCCCGAACTCCTCGCCCGCGGGGCTCGGCGTCTCGACGACGCCGTCCGTGAAGAGCGCGAGGAGGTCGCCGACCCCCAGCTCACGCCGCCCCTCGCCGTAGAGCGACCCCGGCATGAGGCCGATCGGCAGCCCGCCCTGCGAGAGGCGCGCGGCTTCGCGAGGTCCGCAGTGGAGCGGCGGGAAGTGGCCGGCGTTGCTGTAGAGGAGGCTGCGGTCGACGGGATCGTAGATCGCGAAGAAGAGCGTCGCGTAGCGCGAGGCCGAGGTCGATTGGTGGAGCATGTCGTTCAGGCGGCGGTTGATCTCGCACGGAGAGATCCCGGGGAGCGCCAAGCTCCGCACCGAGGCCTGGAGGCCGGCCATGAGGAGCGCGGCCGGGATGCCCTTCCCCGAGACGTCCGCGATGACGATGCCGACCCGCTCGTCGGGGAGGGGGAGGAAGTCGTAGTAGTCGCCCCCGACGCCGATCGCGGGGAGGCAGACCCCGGCCAGCTCGAGGCCGCGCACTTCGGGAATCGCCCGCGGAAGGAGCTCTCGCTGCACCTCGCGCGCGATCGCGACCTCGCGCTCGAGGGCCTCCTTCGCGCGGAGCGCGCGGAAGTTCGCCTCGAGCTCGCGCCGCATGGCGTCATACGTGTGGACCGCGATGCCGACGAAGACCGCGAGCACCGCGTTGATGAGCATGATGACGGCGAGCAGTCGCGGGTAAGCCAGGAAGTAGAGAGGCTGGATCGCGAAGACCGCCGCCGAGCCGGCGACCGTGCCGACGACGAGCGTCGCGACCTGGACGACGATCCGCAGCGCGAAGGGAAGCCGCCGGTAGAGCGGGAAGATGAGGCGCGCGCTCACGAGCGACGTGAAGCCGACGACCTCCGCGAAGAGGACACT
Proteins encoded:
- a CDS encoding histidine kinase, encoding MKARRRAGYSLTVQVLLWIAGSSAAGAVVGVTVGLFRDKPLDASLLLMSLLFGNVVGLTVFVCSVALYPAFRNLAPALRWALLGIGLLAGSAAGTALVLWRFLFFVLSDTRQALAVFALNAVLALIVGGLAHAYEGMRWRLAESLREVEEVRLVEAQLQEQAAKAELSALQARINPHFFFNTLNTISALLASDPAKADDVVVTLAELFRYTFKAAHAGAVPLSEELEFVEGYLAVERARFGDRLRVAWAIDPKAADVRVPGLILQPLVENAVGHGVAPVPGGGTIRISARVDGGVLVVEVEDDGVGLPAAVELIREDHGLGNVRRRVASASGGEGALELSAAPSGRGTLARVVLPAVVAVGGRA
- a CDS encoding LytTR family DNA-binding domain-containing protein translates to MTLRVVLVDDEKPARDRLRRLLAAIPSVEVVGEAGDVGSAIEILDRERPDLCLLDVQMPGGDGFDVLRRAASPPRVVFTTAFDHYAVRAFEVNSLDYLLKPVHKDRLREAVERARAEAVRGAGPPPSDVLRLLEEIRAETARPPSAPKRIPAKRGAKILLLDPSEVIWFESEDELVYARTAEGRAMVERPLGELEELLAGTFFRIHRSYLVNLSRVGAIVPEDGGIYRVVMKDEAHTPLPLSRRQAQKLREIIPW
- a CDS encoding PP2C family protein-serine/threonine phosphatase; translation: MSESLTVADRTASGASPAGWPSASGHAPKPAVAWGFTLGWALGWALVGTAVAAGILFSRGSSDFRPLWISSVLFAEVVGFTSLVSARLIFPLYRRLPFALRIVVQVATLVVGTVAGSAAVFAIQPLYFLAYPRLLAVIMLINAVLAVFVGIAVHTYDAMRRELEANFRALRAKEALEREVAIAREVQRELLPRAIPEVRGLELAGVCLPAIGVGGDYYDFLPLPDERVGIVIADVSGKGIPAALLMAGLQASVRSLALPGISPCEINRRLNDMLHQSTSASRYATLFFAIYDPVDRSLLYSNAGHFPPLHCGPREAARLSQGGLPIGLMPGSLYGEGRRELGVGDLLALFTDGVVETPSPAGEEFGTARLVEVLSRHRDQPLDAVVSEVVDAVARWSGGGAPHDDLTLVLARAR